The DNA window GACGCATTTATTGATGATTACGTGGGATTCTCATCGTATGTCGCCTATCACGGAGGTGGAGGGGCGGCGCCTGGCGCTCAGCAATCTGGACAAGGTCCTCTATCCGGCCACCGGGACCACCAAGGGCGAGGTGCTGCACTACTACGCCACGACCGCGCCCGCGTTCCTCCCCCATCTGCGCGACCGGCCCATCTCGTTCCTGCGCTATCCGGACGGCCCCGACGGGCAGCTGTTCTTCACCAAGAACCCGCCGCAGGGTACACCCGACTGGGTGCGGACGATGGAGGTCTGGCGCTCCGAGGGCCAGCTCGCGCGGCAGGTGATCATCCAGGACCTGCCGACGCTGATGTGGGCCGCGAACCTCGTGGTGGAGTTCCATACGCCGCAGTGGCTCGCCCCCGAGCCGGGCATCGCCGACCGGCTGGTCCTCGACCTCGACCCCGGGGCTCCGGCGAGCGTCGCGGAGTGCTGCGAGGTCGCGCTGTGGCTGCGGGAGCGGCTGGCGGCGGACGGCATCGAGTCGTACGCGAAGACCTCCGGCTCCAAGGGGCTGCATCTGCTCGCGGCGCTGGAGCCGACGCCGTCCGAGGACGTCTCCGCGTACGCGAAGGCGCTCGCACTGGAGGCGCAGGAGGCCCTCGGGGAGCTGGTCGTGCACCGGATGACGCGGGCGCTGCGCCCCGGGAAGGTCTTCGTCGACTTCAGCCAGAACGCCGCCGCGAAGACGACCGCCGCCCCGTACACCCTCCGGGCGCGGGTCGAGCCGACCGTGTCGGCGCCGGTGACCTGGGACGAGGTCGAGGAGGGCCGGGCGGCCCCGGCGGGGCTCGTCTTCCGGGCGGCGGACATCGGCGTACGGCTGGAGCGGTACGGCGACCTGCTCGCCCCGCTGGTCGACCCGGACCACGCCCATCCGCTGCCGGGGGTGTGACCGCCGTGGTCACGGTCGTACCGCCCGTGGACGTCATGCGGCCCCGGGCGATCCCGGAGATCCCGGCGGCGGACGGGCTGCCGGGCGGAGTGCAGTACAGCGTCAAGCTGGACGGTTTCCGGTGCGTGGCGTTCGCGCGCGGCGGGCGCGACGGCGCGGCCGGGGCCGTGCTCCAGTCCCGCTCCGGGCGGAACATGGCGCGGGACTTCCCGGACATCACGGCCGCGATCGGCGCGCTGCCGGCCGGGCTGGTGCTGGACGGGGAGGTGTGCGCGTGGGCGGACGGGGCGTTCGCCTTCGCACAGCTGATGCGGCCGCACGCGGCGCGGGTGGCGGACGGGGTGGTCGTGGCGTACGTCGCCTTCGACGTACTGGCCGTGCCGGGGCGCGATGTGCGCGAACTGCCGCTGGTCCAGCGGTGGGAGCTGCTCGGCGCCGCGCTGGAGGGGGCGGGCCCGCAGGTGCAGAGGGTGCTGGCGACGACCGACCGCGAGCAGGCGGCGCTCTGGTACGAGGCCCTGGTGGGCCAGGGGGTGGAGGGGCTGGTGTGCAAGGGGCTGGCTTCGCGCTACCGGTCCCGGGACACCAAGTCCTGGGTGAAGGTGCGGCATTCGGACACGCGTGACGCGGCCGTCGTCGGTTACACCGGGACCGCGCGGCACCCCCGGGCGCTGGTCCTCGTACTGCCGGGTGACGCGGACCCGCTGCTGTCGACCCCGCTGACACCGCCGGTGCGGGCGCAGGCGCGGGAGGCGCTGGCGGGGGTGCCGGACGAGGGGGAGGAGCGGATCGCGGCGATCGGGCTGGGGGACGTGCCGTACCGGCGGGTGGGGGCGGGACTGGTGGCGGAGGTCCGCCAGAACGTCGGGCGCCACGCGACGTCCGCCGTCCAGCGTCTGCGGTACTCGGACCGCTGAGCGGGGCGGCCCGCGCGGGGCGGGGGCGGTGCTCCTTCCCGGTCCGCTTGGTGCAGACTCGACAGCAGGGCACGCACTGATCACGGCACGGAGGGACCATCGATGATCATTTTCGGCACCAAGAGCTACCTCTACCAACTGGCCATACTCACCCTCGTGTGCGGGCACTGCGGCAACCCCGCCGCGCACACGCTCAAGAAGCGCGTCAGCAAGTTCACGCTGTTCTTCGTCCCCCTGTTCCCGTTCTCGACGAAGTACACGACCCAGTGCACCTTCTGCGGCACCCAGCAGCAGGTGAGCAGGGAACAGGCGGAGCAGCTGGAGGCCGCGCAGACGCAGGGTGGCGGCGCCGGCCGGGACCACCTCCAGGCACCTCAGCCCGGGCAGAACCCGTATCAGCGCTGATCCGGGCCGCCCCGCGAAGCAGAAAAGCCGCTTTCTCGTACATAAGGTTTACAGCCATAAGGTCTACGGACATTAGGTTTACGGACACAAGGTCTACGGAACGACCGCACGACCTCGGCCCGCCGGGAGGGGAGCCTTGAGCGCGCACCGCCCGGCCCGTGCGGCCCTGCTGCTGCTGACCGCTGCCGCGGTGCTGGCGGCCGTGCCCGCCCTGACCGGCTGCGCCGACGCGGGCGAGCTGGAGAGCGCCGGGCCCACCCCCACCGCCGTCGGCCCCACCCGCCTGTGGCCCGACCGCCCTGCCGCCACCATCCCTCCGGTGGACTACGGCGAGGGCGAGACGGAGACGGTGCGCGGGATCAGGGTGCCGGGCGACGACGTGCGCAGGGTGCGGCCGGTGGCCGTCGCCCAGGCGGAGCAGGCGGCCCACCCGGACGCTCTCAGCGGGCCCGACGGGATGTACGAGGAGACGGCCGGGCAGCTGGAAGCGTGCGACACACGGCCGAAGACCTGCCCGGTGCTCAAGGCGTACTACCGCGACCTGACGGGCGACGGAAAAGCGGAACTGATCCTCGGCGTCTCCCTGCCCAAGGGCCAGCTCGTGGTGCGCTGCTACCTGGCCGAGAAGGGCCGGCTGACCCGCATCATGGGCACCAGCGACGCCGTCATCGGGGTCTCGCTCGCGGGCCGCGACCTCATCATCCGGGCCCCTTCGAACCTCCCGGGGTACGAGTTCAGGACGGCCTGGTCCTGGGACGGTCACCAGCACGCCATGCTGCCCACGCGCGACGAGATCCTGCGGGTGCACAAGGAGGGCGGCGAGCCGCTGCCCTCCCACACCCACTCCCACACGGCCCCCGACCCCAACCCCGCCCCCGCCACGTCCGCGCCCACCCCCACCGGGCCGGGCGGTACACCGTGAGGCACTCGTGAAGCCCCGCCTGCCCGCCTGGACCGTGCGCCTCACCTGGAAGGCCGCGGCCTTCATCACCGTGATGTGCTGCGCGCTCGCGGCACTCCTCGGCGCGCTCGTGCACGTCTCCGTGACGCACCAGACGCTCAACCAGGCCCGCGAGAAGGCGCTCACCCGACTGGAGGAGGCGACGCGGGCGTACGAGGCCGGTGATCCGCTGCCGCCGGACACCGGCATCGACCCGGAGGGACTGCCCGGCTCGCTGCGCGAGCTCGCCCTGTCCGGCCGGCACGGGACGCTCGTCAGCGAGCACGACGGCCGCCCCACGATGTGGGCGGCGGCGCCGGCCGGCCGGCGCGCCATGGCCGCCGAGATCGACTACAGCCAGGGCGTCGCCACGATCATGGGCCTGGACCGGGCCATCGTCGGCTCGTCGCTCCTCGCCATCTCCGCGACGCTGCTCGTCGGCGTCTTCGCCGTCACCCGGGTGACCCGCCGCCTGCACCAGACCGCCGGGGTGGCCCGCCGGATCAGCGCGGGCGACCTCGACGCGCGTGTCAACGACCCGCGTACGAAGGACCCTTCGCGCCCCGAGGACGAGGTGGCCACGGTCGCCGGCGCCCTGGACGCGATGGCCGCGACCCTCCAGGGAAAGCTCCAGAGCGAGCAGCGGTTCACCGCCGACGTGGCCCACGAACTGCGCACCCCGCTGACCGGTCTGCACGCCGCTGCGGAGCTGCTGCCGCCCGGCCGGCCCACCCAGCTCGTCCAGGACCGGGTGCGGGCGATGCGGCTGCTGACCGAGGACCTGCTGGAGATCTCGCGGCTCGACGCGGGCAGCGAGCAGATCAGCCCGGAGGCGCACCGGATCGCACCGCTCGCCGAGCGGGTGGCGCGGGGTCCGGGACGGGGGCCGGGGGTACCGACGGAGGTCCGGATCGTACGGGACGCCTGCGTGGAGACCGACCGGCGGCGACTGGAACGGGTCCTGGGCAATCTGATCGGCAACGCGCACCAGCACGGCCGCGAGCCGGTCGTCCTGACCGTGGACGGGCCTGTAGTGACCGTACGCGATCACGGCGACGGCTTCCCCGAGTACCTCGTGCGGCACGGCCCGCAGCGGTTCAGGACCGAGCCGCACAGCGGCGGCAAGGGGCACGGTCTGGGCCTGACGATCGCCGTGGGGCAGGCGGAGGCCATCGGCGCGGAACTCACCTTCGCGAACGCGCCGGACGGCGGGGCCGTCGCGACGCTGAGGCTGCCGGAGGTGCCGCAGGACGCGGCAGACGGCGCGAGCCCGGCGCACCCGGACGGCCCGGCACACGCAGAGTGACGGATTGCGATCAGTCAGTGTCGAAATTAGTGTGAATCGGGCGAGTCGAGGACCGGTTCGTCACGGACCGGAGTCCCCCGCCGCCCTTCGCCGCGGCGAAGGCCGCTCACCCCGTCAGGAGCCAACATGCCCCTGCTCCCCCGGTCTCCGCTCCCCAGGCTCGGCCTGTACGCAGCCGCCGGCGCCCTCGCCGCACTCACCGCGGCGAGCCCCGCGCTGGCGGCGGCGGAACCCGTGCAGCCCCCGACCGAGACGTCCCACACGTACAAGGGGCGCGTCATAGCCAGGTCCGGGCTGCTGCTGCGCGACAAGCCCACCCGCAGCAGCCGGGTCATCGGCAGCAAGCCGTACGGCGCGATCGTCCACATCTTCTGCAAGACCCGCGGCGGCAGCGTGCACGGGAACGACCGCTGGTACCTGCTGACCGACGGCACCTGGGCCTGGGGCTCGGCGCACTACATCGCGAACATCGGCGCCGCCCCGCGCTGGTGCTGACCGGCCGTCACCGCGCACCGCTCACGCCCGGAGGGTTCGCCGCACCCACGCGAACTCCTCGGGCGTGAGCCGACATATACGTACATACGGCCCGCTCGCTTGCTACGTTGCCTGACATGACCGCAACGACGGTGGACGCTCCCCCGCCCGAGGTACGCCTGCCCAAGCGGCGCGGCGTGGAATTCTCGCTCCTCGTCGGCGCCGTCCTCATCGCCGTGTTCGGCTACATCGACGTGGGCCTCACCAAGAACGGCGCAGTGCCCCCCGACGCCGCGGGCTACGGCGCGGGCCTCGGCGTCCTCGCCCTCCTCGCCCACCTCGCGGTCCGCTTCCGCGCCCCGTACGCCGACCCGCTGCTGCTGCCCATCGCGGTCCTCCTCAACGGCCTCGGCCTGGTGCTGATCTACCGCCTGGACCTCGAAACGCCGAAGGACCAGGCGGCCCCCACCCAGCTCATCTGGTCCACCCTCGGCGTGGCGCTCTTCATCGGCGTCGTGGTCCTGCTCCGCGACCACCGCGTCCTCCAGCGCTACGCCTACCTCTCGGTCGCCGCCGCCCTGGTCCTGATGACGGTGCCGATCTTCTTCCCCGCCATCAACGGCGCGAAGATCTGGATCCGCGTCGGCGGCTTCTCCTTCCAGCCGGGCGAGTTCGCGAAGATCCTGCTCGCCGTCTTCTTCGCCGCCTACCTCGCCGCGAACCGCAACGCCCTCGCCTACACCGGCCGCAAGATCTGGAAGCTCCAGCTCCCCACCGGCCGCGTGCTCGGTCCGATCGTCGCGATCTGGCTGCTCAGCGTCGGCGTACTGGTCCTGGAACGCGACCTCGGCACCTCACTTCTCTTCTTCGGCCTCTTCGTGATCCTGCTGTACGTCGCGACCGGCCGCACCGGCTGGATCGCCGTCGGCCTGCTCCTCGCGGCGGTCGGCGCGTTCGTCGTCGGCTCGCTCGAACCGCACGTCCA is part of the Streptomyces agglomeratus genome and encodes:
- the ligD gene encoding non-homologous end-joining DNA ligase, encoding MSPITEVEGRRLALSNLDKVLYPATGTTKGEVLHYYATTAPAFLPHLRDRPISFLRYPDGPDGQLFFTKNPPQGTPDWVRTMEVWRSEGQLARQVIIQDLPTLMWAANLVVEFHTPQWLAPEPGIADRLVLDLDPGAPASVAECCEVALWLRERLAADGIESYAKTSGSKGLHLLAALEPTPSEDVSAYAKALALEAQEALGELVVHRMTRALRPGKVFVDFSQNAAAKTTAAPYTLRARVEPTVSAPVTWDEVEEGRAAPAGLVFRAADIGVRLERYGDLLAPLVDPDHAHPLPGV
- a CDS encoding DNA ligase, with translation MTAVVTVVPPVDVMRPRAIPEIPAADGLPGGVQYSVKLDGFRCVAFARGGRDGAAGAVLQSRSGRNMARDFPDITAAIGALPAGLVLDGEVCAWADGAFAFAQLMRPHAARVADGVVVAYVAFDVLAVPGRDVRELPLVQRWELLGAALEGAGPQVQRVLATTDREQAALWYEALVGQGVEGLVCKGLASRYRSRDTKSWVKVRHSDTRDAAVVGYTGTARHPRALVLVLPGDADPLLSTPLTPPVRAQAREALAGVPDEGEERIAAIGLGDVPYRRVGAGLVAEVRQNVGRHATSAVQRLRYSDR
- a CDS encoding zinc-ribbon domain-containing protein; translation: MIIFGTKSYLYQLAILTLVCGHCGNPAAHTLKKRVSKFTLFFVPLFPFSTKYTTQCTFCGTQQQVSREQAEQLEAAQTQGGGAGRDHLQAPQPGQNPYQR
- a CDS encoding sensor histidine kinase, which gives rise to MCCALAALLGALVHVSVTHQTLNQAREKALTRLEEATRAYEAGDPLPPDTGIDPEGLPGSLRELALSGRHGTLVSEHDGRPTMWAAAPAGRRAMAAEIDYSQGVATIMGLDRAIVGSSLLAISATLLVGVFAVTRVTRRLHQTAGVARRISAGDLDARVNDPRTKDPSRPEDEVATVAGALDAMAATLQGKLQSEQRFTADVAHELRTPLTGLHAAAELLPPGRPTQLVQDRVRAMRLLTEDLLEISRLDAGSEQISPEAHRIAPLAERVARGPGRGPGVPTEVRIVRDACVETDRRRLERVLGNLIGNAHQHGREPVVLTVDGPVVTVRDHGDGFPEYLVRHGPQRFRTEPHSGGKGHGLGLTIAVGQAEAIGAELTFANAPDGGAVATLRLPEVPQDAADGASPAHPDGPAHAE
- a CDS encoding SH3 domain-containing protein, coding for MPLLPRSPLPRLGLYAAAGALAALTAASPALAAAEPVQPPTETSHTYKGRVIARSGLLLRDKPTRSSRVIGSKPYGAIVHIFCKTRGGSVHGNDRWYLLTDGTWAWGSAHYIANIGAAPRWC
- a CDS encoding FtsW/RodA/SpoVE family cell cycle protein encodes the protein MTATTVDAPPPEVRLPKRRGVEFSLLVGAVLIAVFGYIDVGLTKNGAVPPDAAGYGAGLGVLALLAHLAVRFRAPYADPLLLPIAVLLNGLGLVLIYRLDLETPKDQAAPTQLIWSTLGVALFIGVVVLLRDHRVLQRYAYLSVAAALVLMTVPIFFPAINGAKIWIRVGGFSFQPGEFAKILLAVFFAAYLAANRNALAYTGRKIWKLQLPTGRVLGPIVAIWLLSVGVLVLERDLGTSLLFFGLFVILLYVATGRTGWIAVGLLLAAVGAFVVGSLEPHVHSRVQDWLHPFASIDAGQGPGQLAQSLFAFAAGGMLGAGLGAGQSVLIGFAAKSDFILATAGEELGLSGLTAIFLLYALLVARGYRAGLALRDPFGRLLSIGLASILALQVFVIAGGVMGLIPLTGMAMPFLAQGGSSVVTNWIIVALLMRVSDSARRPQPEHVETGVIAPIVEVDQ